In Bradyrhizobium sp. CCBAU 051011, the following are encoded in one genomic region:
- a CDS encoding phosphatase PAP2 family protein, whose translation MNRTGLVIALGLSLVIGLLFGIFPELDLQLAALFYDAGSTSFPLKQNGLAAFARDGAMWIAWALALPALIAIVAKIMRPDRPMLVPGRAAVFLLSTILLSAVVLTNLTFKSYWGRPRPVVVTEFNGPWKFVPWWDPRGECGKNCSFFSGEGATAFWAYAPAALTPPQWRPLAYVAATLFGVATSLLRMAFGGHFFTDVAAAGLVSFFVIWLAYAFIYRWPSTRLTDAQIEAALARWGWPGYRLWQRWRGREAG comes from the coding sequence ATGAACCGTACCGGACTTGTTATCGCGTTGGGCCTGTCGCTCGTCATCGGACTGCTGTTTGGAATCTTTCCCGAACTCGATCTGCAGTTGGCGGCGTTGTTTTACGATGCCGGGAGCACCTCGTTTCCGCTGAAGCAGAACGGGCTCGCCGCGTTCGCGCGCGACGGCGCGATGTGGATCGCCTGGGCGCTGGCGTTGCCGGCGCTGATTGCCATCGTCGCCAAGATAATGCGACCGGATCGACCGATGCTGGTTCCGGGACGCGCGGCGGTGTTCCTGCTGTCCACGATCCTGCTGTCCGCGGTCGTGCTGACCAACCTCACCTTCAAGAGTTATTGGGGAAGGCCGCGGCCGGTGGTGGTGACCGAGTTCAACGGGCCCTGGAAATTCGTGCCATGGTGGGATCCGCGCGGCGAGTGCGGGAAAAACTGCTCGTTCTTCTCCGGCGAGGGCGCTACCGCCTTCTGGGCCTATGCACCGGCGGCGCTGACGCCGCCGCAGTGGCGGCCGTTGGCGTATGTGGCGGCGACCCTGTTCGGGGTCGCGACCTCCCTGCTGCGGATGGCGTTCGGCGGGCATTTCTTTACTGATGTCGCCGCCGCGGGCCTCGTCAGCTTTTTCGTGATCTGGCTGGCCTATGCCTTTATTTACCGCTGGCCATCGACGAGGCTGACGGACGCGCAGATCGAGGCCGCCTTGGCGCGCTGGGGCTGGCC
- the rlmN gene encoding 23S rRNA (adenine(2503)-C(2))-methyltransferase RlmN yields the protein MSLSSSVAPLEKVPLETYVPPAKPSLIGLSRAEIADRLGAIGVAPAQRKMRTQQLWHWMYFRGAKSFAEMTSVSKDMRAQLEQHFTVDRPEVVAEQISNDGTRKWLLRLPSGDALQKAHEVECVYIPETDRGTLCVSSQVGCTLNCSFCHTGTQRLVRNLTAGEIVGQIMVARDRLNDWADRETPTGSRLVTNIVMMGMGEPLYNFDAVRDALLITADNEGIGISRRRITLSTSGVVPNIIRTGEEIGVMLAISLHAVRDELRNELVPLNRKYPIAELLQACRDYPGSSNARRITFEYVMLKGVNDSLDDAKLLVKLLKGIPAKINLIPFNPWPGTRYECSDWEQIEKFSEYIFNAGYSSPVRTPRGRDILAACGQLKSETEKLSARERQALRAMAMTD from the coding sequence ATGTCGCTTTCATCTTCCGTGGCGCCGCTGGAGAAGGTTCCGCTCGAAACCTATGTGCCGCCAGCGAAACCCTCGCTGATCGGCCTGTCGCGCGCCGAGATCGCCGATCGGCTCGGCGCGATCGGCGTCGCCCCCGCCCAGCGCAAGATGCGCACCCAGCAGCTCTGGCACTGGATGTATTTTCGCGGCGCCAAATCCTTTGCCGAGATGACCAGCGTCTCCAAGGATATGCGCGCGCAACTCGAGCAGCATTTTACCGTCGATCGTCCCGAAGTCGTGGCCGAGCAGATTTCCAATGATGGCACCCGCAAATGGCTGTTGCGCCTGCCGAGCGGCGATGCGTTGCAGAAAGCGCATGAAGTCGAGTGCGTCTACATTCCCGAAACCGATCGCGGCACGCTCTGCGTCTCCTCGCAGGTCGGCTGCACGTTGAACTGCTCGTTCTGCCACACCGGCACACAGCGGCTGGTGCGCAATCTCACCGCGGGCGAAATCGTCGGCCAGATCATGGTGGCGCGCGATCGTCTCAATGACTGGGCCGATCGCGAGACGCCGACCGGCAGCCGCCTTGTCACCAACATCGTCATGATGGGCATGGGCGAGCCGCTCTACAATTTCGACGCGGTGCGCGATGCGCTCCTGATCACGGCCGACAATGAAGGCATCGGCATTTCCCGTCGCCGCATCACGCTGTCGACCTCGGGCGTGGTGCCGAACATCATCCGGACCGGCGAGGAGATCGGCGTCATGCTGGCGATCTCGCTGCATGCCGTGCGCGACGAGCTGCGCAACGAGCTGGTGCCACTGAACCGCAAATATCCGATTGCCGAACTGCTGCAGGCCTGCCGCGACTATCCGGGCTCGTCGAACGCGCGCCGCATCACCTTCGAATACGTGATGCTCAAGGGCGTCAACGATTCCCTCGACGACGCCAAGCTGCTCGTCAAGCTGCTCAAGGGCATCCCGGCCAAGATCAATCTGATCCCGTTCAATCCGTGGCCGGGTACGCGTTACGAGTGCTCGGACTGGGAGCAGATCGAAAAGTTCTCCGAATACATCTTCAACGCCGGCTATTCCTCGCCGGTGCGCACCCCGCGCGGTCGCGACATCCTCGCCGCCTGCGGCCAGTTGAAATCGGAGACCGAAAAACTGTCCGCGCGCGAGCGCCAGGCGCTGCGCGCCATGGCGATGACGGATTGA
- a CDS encoding invasion associated locus B family protein — protein MSVLRILTFLVAIAVLGGATSLAQAQGTASKGAKDSAKDAAKPAPAPAAKQPAKQEPAAAAAAGGAEPTLIGQYGTWGAYTATPNGRKVCFALAKPSSSKTNPPNRPRDPAYAFVSTRPAEKVVNEVSIMMGYALKPGSESSLEVGGAAYAMYTQGDGLWIKNAAEEEQMVSAMRKSAEVTVKGVSAKGTETTDTFSLKGLSQALDRLAQDCKR, from the coding sequence TTGTCCGTGTTGCGAATACTGACATTTCTGGTTGCGATTGCGGTGTTGGGCGGGGCGACATCCCTCGCACAGGCACAGGGCACTGCTTCGAAGGGCGCCAAGGATTCGGCTAAGGATGCGGCGAAGCCCGCGCCTGCACCGGCGGCCAAACAACCTGCAAAGCAGGAACCGGCCGCAGCCGCTGCCGCAGGCGGCGCGGAGCCGACCCTGATCGGCCAGTACGGCACCTGGGGCGCCTACACGGCGACTCCGAACGGCAGGAAGGTTTGCTTCGCGCTGGCGAAACCGTCGTCGTCCAAAACCAATCCGCCGAATCGTCCGCGCGATCCCGCCTACGCCTTCGTCTCGACGCGGCCCGCCGAAAAGGTCGTCAACGAAGTTTCGATCATGATGGGCTATGCGCTGAAGCCGGGTTCGGAATCGTCACTCGAGGTCGGCGGCGCTGCCTACGCGATGTACACCCAGGGCGACGGGCTCTGGATCAAGAACGCCGCGGAGGAAGAGCAGATGGTCAGCGCCATGCGCAAGTCCGCCGAAGTCACGGTCAAGGGCGTCTCTGCCAAGGGCACCGAGACCACCGACACCTTCTCGCTGAAGGGGCTGTCCCAGGCGCTCGACCGGCTGGCGCAGGATTGCAAGCGCTAG
- a CDS encoding SDR family oxidoreductase yields the protein MFEKGLLAGKRILVTGGGSGLGAAMGRRFVELGAELIICGRRLELLEATATQMRDELGGRITVAQCDIRDGAAVDAMMDQIWRAAPIDVLVNNAAATFIAQTEHLSFRAADAILAPTLHGAMYCTLAAGKRWIDGKRKGVVLSILSTSTITGRAFTVPSAMAKSAVLAMTRSLAVEWGPKGVRTVAIAPGAFPTPGASGQLRPEGRDENWAQRNPLGRAGEHGELANLASFLISDQAGYINGEMVVQDGGSHLRSSGAEDLLQWTDAQWQKQRERGPRS from the coding sequence ATGTTTGAAAAGGGCTTGCTGGCGGGGAAGCGGATATTGGTCACCGGCGGCGGCTCCGGCCTCGGGGCTGCGATGGGGCGCCGCTTCGTCGAGCTCGGCGCGGAACTGATCATTTGCGGCCGCCGGCTCGAATTGCTGGAGGCGACGGCAACGCAGATGCGCGATGAGCTCGGCGGCAGGATTACGGTTGCACAATGCGATATCCGCGACGGCGCCGCGGTCGATGCGATGATGGACCAGATCTGGCGCGCGGCGCCGATCGACGTTCTGGTCAACAATGCTGCCGCGACCTTCATTGCCCAGACCGAACATTTGTCGTTCCGCGCGGCGGACGCGATCCTTGCGCCGACACTGCACGGCGCGATGTATTGCACGCTCGCCGCGGGCAAGCGGTGGATCGACGGCAAACGCAAAGGCGTGGTGCTGAGCATTCTCTCGACCTCGACCATCACCGGCCGCGCCTTCACGGTGCCGTCGGCGATGGCGAAATCCGCCGTGCTCGCGATGACCAGGAGCCTTGCGGTGGAGTGGGGGCCAAAGGGGGTACGCACGGTTGCGATCGCGCCCGGCGCGTTTCCGACGCCGGGCGCCTCGGGTCAGCTTCGTCCCGAGGGCCGCGATGAAAACTGGGCGCAACGCAATCCGCTCGGCCGGGCCGGCGAGCATGGCGAACTTGCAAACCTGGCGAGCTTTTTGATTTCGGATCAGGCCGGCTACATCAATGGTGAGATGGTAGTGCAGGACGGCGGCTCGCATCTGCGCAGTTCCGGCGCCGAGGATCTGCTGCAGTGGACCGATGCGCAGTGGCAAAAACAGCGCGAGCGTGGCCCCAGGAGTTAA
- a CDS encoding NADPH:quinone oxidoreductase family protein: protein MKAILCSQYCQPDDLVLADVPDPVAEPGQAVIAIKAAALNFFDILMIQGKYQIKPPFPFSPAAEVAGVIESVGAGVTDLKVGDRVVASCGHNGAREKIALPASSIVKIPDNLDFDRAAGIIIIYGTALHALEDRASPKPGETLAVLGAAGGTGLAACELGKLMGLKVIACASSDEKLEFAKAHGAELTLNYSKEDLKEGLRRLTGGKGVDIIFDPVGGTYAEAALRSIAWEGRFLVIGFAAGDIPKMPLNLALLKGCDIRGVFWGAWTRVNPEKNRANLEKLVKWTAEGKISSHVDRTFPLAQTAEALKVLAGRKAMGKVILHP, encoded by the coding sequence ATGAAAGCCATTCTCTGCTCGCAATATTGCCAACCCGACGATCTCGTGCTGGCCGACGTGCCGGACCCGGTGGCCGAGCCGGGACAAGCCGTGATCGCGATCAAGGCGGCTGCGCTGAATTTCTTCGACATCCTGATGATCCAGGGCAAGTACCAGATCAAGCCGCCGTTCCCGTTTTCGCCGGCCGCCGAAGTTGCCGGGGTGATCGAAAGCGTCGGCGCCGGCGTCACCGATCTGAAGGTCGGCGACCGCGTGGTGGCCTCGTGCGGCCATAACGGCGCACGCGAAAAGATTGCACTTCCGGCAAGCTCGATCGTGAAGATTCCCGACAATCTGGATTTCGATCGCGCCGCCGGGATCATCATCATCTACGGCACCGCGCTGCATGCGCTGGAAGATCGTGCCAGCCCGAAGCCCGGTGAGACGCTGGCCGTGCTGGGCGCTGCCGGCGGCACCGGGCTTGCGGCTTGCGAACTCGGCAAGCTGATGGGATTGAAGGTGATCGCCTGCGCGTCGTCGGACGAGAAGCTCGAATTTGCCAAGGCGCATGGCGCCGAGCTGACCCTGAACTACAGCAAGGAAGACCTGAAGGAGGGCTTGCGCCGCCTCACGGGAGGCAAGGGCGTCGACATCATCTTCGATCCGGTCGGCGGCACTTATGCCGAAGCCGCCTTGCGCTCGATCGCCTGGGAGGGCCGCTTCCTGGTGATCGGCTTTGCCGCGGGCGACATTCCGAAGATGCCGCTCAACCTCGCGCTACTCAAAGGTTGCGACATCCGCGGCGTGTTCTGGGGCGCGTGGACCAGGGTCAATCCGGAAAAGAACCGCGCCAACCTGGAAAAGCTGGTGAAGTGGACAGCGGAAGGCAAGATCTCCTCGCATGTCGACCGCACCTTCCCGCTGGCGCAGACCGCCGAAGCGCTCAAGGTGCTGGCCGGCCGCAAGGCGATGGGCAAGGTGATCCTGCATCCGTGA
- a CDS encoding sel1 repeat family protein: MAENTRPVQARDPFDRFDEAISDPRLYEADQPRYEQLRYEPRYDEPQYEQSQYDQPQYAQPFAPAFDRTDVLPEDLPPHEAVPLFLSNYEEESHQQLSEYSFGSGRFGSGGLKKARAGRIVTGVAVVSAIAAVLALFSIDSTRAVIFNASLGGGGGGSAPPPAQLAAAVPEPAPQPQRVAAPPLAAEPAGAEMAAARRTPANAMASASPTRDEIAAAYQSALKGKVAVPEPVAREASREVVAAINPVAPAAAAAPAVREPAPVTQAAPPPARRIDPDELAALLKRAKGLLAIGDITSARLLLERAADAQEPEAALMLAGTYDPQVLGSQDLRSVTPDPAAARLWYQKAAQLGSADAKRRLGQLQ, from the coding sequence ATGGCGGAGAATACCAGGCCTGTTCAGGCGAGAGATCCGTTCGACAGGTTTGACGAAGCCATCAGCGATCCTAGGCTGTATGAGGCCGATCAACCTCGATACGAACAGCTCCGCTACGAACCTCGATACGACGAGCCTCAATACGAACAGTCTCAATACGACCAGCCGCAATATGCGCAGCCTTTTGCGCCGGCGTTTGATCGGACAGATGTACTGCCGGAAGATCTGCCGCCACACGAGGCGGTGCCGCTTTTCCTCTCCAACTACGAGGAGGAGTCGCATCAGCAGCTTTCCGAATATTCGTTCGGCAGCGGAAGGTTCGGCAGCGGCGGGCTGAAGAAGGCCCGCGCCGGGCGCATCGTGACCGGCGTCGCAGTGGTGTCGGCGATCGCGGCGGTTCTGGCGCTGTTCTCCATCGACTCGACGCGTGCCGTTATCTTCAACGCCTCGCTCGGTGGCGGCGGTGGCGGCAGTGCGCCGCCTCCCGCCCAGCTCGCCGCAGCGGTACCGGAGCCGGCACCGCAGCCGCAGCGTGTTGCCGCGCCGCCGCTGGCCGCAGAACCAGCCGGCGCGGAGATGGCAGCCGCTCGCCGCACGCCTGCCAACGCGATGGCATCGGCCTCGCCGACGCGCGACGAAATTGCCGCCGCCTATCAGAGCGCGCTCAAGGGCAAGGTCGCGGTGCCCGAGCCGGTGGCGCGCGAAGCCTCCCGCGAAGTGGTTGCTGCGATTAATCCGGTGGCGCCGGCTGCTGCGGCCGCGCCGGCGGTTCGTGAGCCGGCACCCGTCACGCAAGCGGCGCCTCCTCCGGCACGACGCATCGATCCAGACGAACTCGCGGCGCTACTGAAGCGGGCGAAGGGCCTGCTTGCGATCGGCGATATTACTTCCGCCCGACTATTGCTTGAGCGCGCGGCGGACGCGCAGGAGCCCGAGGCGGCATTGATGCTGGCCGGAACGTATGATCCGCAAGTGCTGGGCAGCCAGGATTTGCGGAGCGTCACGCCCGATCCGGCAGCGGCCCGGCTCTGGTACCAGAAGGCCGCCCAGCTCGGGTCGGCAGATGCGAAGCGGCGGCTCGGCCAGTTGCAGTAG
- a CDS encoding TAXI family TRAP transporter solute-binding subunit, with amino-acid sequence MRHLLGMALLAMTVACSNTAAKAADTEYDPAKVSESLKAIFQFGSVATKQALNANTVTLISGTIGGTYVQFGADLASVLDDGNKLRVLPIVGRGSVQSVADILFLQGVDLGIVRADTLDYLEKKGFAKDIKKQFTYVTKLYNEEMYVLASKSITSISQLNGKKVSVDLPNGGTFVTAAVVFERLGIKPNFLYLEQRIAMEKMRAGEIDAVIAVGGKPYKSVSNFNDNRFHLVPVDYTRPLQTDYLPAVLTSKDYPNLIAEGAKVDTIAVPAVLAAYNWAPNTERYRKLAQFVDAFFTKFPTFQNPPFHPKWKEVSLAAPLPDWQRLPVAEQWLKTRNIEAVSRARFDEFLKQSPTTAAGVKSDADKEALFRQFQAWEAERSARAQAPSPAQR; translated from the coding sequence ATGCGACACTTACTGGGAATGGCATTGCTTGCCATGACGGTGGCATGCAGCAATACGGCGGCCAAGGCCGCTGACACGGAGTACGACCCGGCCAAGGTAAGCGAAAGTCTGAAGGCCATTTTCCAGTTCGGTTCGGTGGCCACCAAGCAGGCCCTGAACGCCAATACAGTTACACTGATCTCGGGAACGATCGGCGGCACCTATGTGCAATTCGGCGCCGATCTCGCTTCCGTGCTCGACGATGGAAACAAGTTGCGCGTACTCCCCATCGTCGGGCGCGGTTCTGTGCAGAGCGTGGCCGACATTCTGTTCCTGCAGGGTGTCGACCTCGGCATCGTGCGCGCCGACACGCTCGACTATCTCGAGAAGAAGGGCTTTGCGAAGGACATCAAGAAGCAGTTCACCTATGTGACCAAGCTCTACAATGAAGAGATGTACGTCCTCGCGTCGAAGTCGATAACGAGCATCAGCCAGCTCAACGGCAAGAAGGTCAGCGTCGATCTTCCCAACGGCGGCACCTTCGTGACCGCAGCGGTCGTGTTCGAGCGGCTCGGCATCAAGCCGAACTTCCTCTACCTCGAGCAGCGCATCGCGATGGAGAAAATGCGGGCGGGCGAGATCGACGCGGTAATTGCCGTCGGCGGCAAGCCGTACAAGTCCGTCAGCAACTTCAACGACAACCGCTTCCACCTCGTACCGGTCGACTATACGCGGCCGCTGCAAACCGACTATCTGCCCGCGGTGCTGACTTCGAAAGATTATCCCAACCTGATCGCGGAAGGGGCGAAGGTCGATACCATTGCCGTGCCTGCGGTGCTCGCGGCCTACAATTGGGCGCCCAACACCGAGCGTTACCGCAAGCTGGCCCAGTTCGTGGACGCCTTCTTCACCAAGTTCCCGACGTTCCAGAACCCGCCATTCCATCCGAAGTGGAAGGAAGTGTCGCTGGCGGCGCCGTTGCCGGATTGGCAGCGCCTTCCGGTTGCCGAGCAATGGCTCAAGACCCGCAATATCGAGGCCGTGTCGCGCGCCAGGTTCGATGAATTCCTGAAACAGAGCCCGACCACCGCAGCAGGCGTAAAGTCGGACGCGGACAAGGAAGCCCTGTTCAGGCAGTTCCAGGCCTGGGAAGCCGAGCGAAGCGCGCGAGCGCAGGCCCCCTCACCGGCACAGCGCTAG
- a CDS encoding YkvA family protein, with protein MASSDHSMGFEPADRLARDQESVRRRFWIKFKQVVAQLPFAEDLLAAYYCAFDKETPRHVQAALLGAVAYFIVPFDFMPDVLPLLGFTDDAAILATAIRMVASHITQEHRDAARAALKRGIDTADVTE; from the coding sequence ATGGCATCGTCCGATCACAGCATGGGTTTCGAACCCGCCGACCGGCTGGCGCGGGATCAGGAGAGCGTGCGCCGGCGCTTCTGGATCAAGTTCAAGCAGGTGGTGGCGCAGCTTCCCTTCGCCGAAGACCTGCTCGCGGCCTATTACTGTGCGTTCGATAAAGAGACGCCGCGTCATGTGCAGGCGGCGCTGCTCGGCGCCGTCGCCTATTTCATCGTGCCGTTCGATTTCATGCCGGACGTGCTGCCATTACTGGGCTTTACCGACGATGCCGCCATTCTCGCCACCGCCATCCGCATGGTCGCGAGCCACATCACACAGGAGCACCGCGATGCCGCCCGCGCGGCGCTCAAGCGCGGGATCGACACCGCCGATGTGACGGAATAG
- a CDS encoding 4a-hydroxytetrahydrobiopterin dehydratase — protein sequence MAERLSAEARKSALAELSGWSETSGREAIQRTFTFRDFNEAFGFMSRAALVAEKNDHHPEWKNVYKTVEVVLATHDAGGVTRRDIDLAKAMNAIARQLGVT from the coding sequence ATGGCGGAACGACTATCGGCGGAGGCGCGCAAATCAGCCCTGGCGGAACTCTCCGGCTGGTCCGAGACATCAGGACGCGAGGCGATCCAGCGGACCTTCACCTTCAGGGACTTCAACGAAGCTTTCGGATTCATGTCCCGCGCGGCCCTGGTGGCCGAGAAGAACGACCATCATCCGGAATGGAAGAACGTCTACAAGACGGTGGAAGTCGTGCTCGCGACCCATGACGCCGGTGGCGTGACCCGGCGCGACATCGATCTGGCGAAGGCCATGAACGCGATCGCGCGGCAATTGGGCGTCACCTGA
- a CDS encoding TAXI family TRAP transporter solute-binding subunit translates to MPAPPSPRSAKRRLTFVTLAGVLAIVGALAAGYYFAMRPVTLRIAVGPAASDDLKVVQNLAQAFNNQRNTLVRLRPVQTDGALASANLLGEGKADLAIIRGDLEIPKNAQAVATLRKNVVVLWVASAGKSKGKKAAAGITKIGQLAGRRIAVVGRTQANVNLLKVILRQYGVDPANVEIVQFPANEAAEAIRNQKADAYLAAGPVNSKITADAIAASVRDGGTPKFLAIDSAEAIAQNFPAYEAADIPAGAFGSAPGRPEEEVKTISFAHHIVARRGISESTIAIFTRQLFAIRQNLKNEFPLAAKIETPDTDKDATIPVHPGAAAFVDGEEKTFLDRYSDYIWWSLMALSAMGSAGAWFAGYLKKDERNVNTPQRDRLLDMLTAARQCDSMEELDQMQAEADAILRDTLQCYEHGTNEEGTLTAFNIAIEQFHNAVADRKTLLMSMPQNLQRASAQFRAASSA, encoded by the coding sequence ATGCCGGCCCCGCCCTCGCCCCGCTCCGCGAAACGACGGCTGACATTCGTCACGCTGGCCGGCGTACTGGCCATCGTCGGCGCGCTGGCGGCCGGCTACTACTTTGCCATGCGGCCGGTGACGCTGCGGATCGCCGTCGGTCCTGCCGCCAGCGACGACCTCAAGGTGGTTCAGAACCTGGCGCAGGCCTTCAACAACCAGCGCAACACGCTGGTCCGGTTGCGCCCGGTACAGACCGACGGCGCGCTTGCCAGCGCCAACCTGCTCGGAGAGGGCAAAGCCGATCTCGCCATCATCAGGGGCGATCTCGAAATACCGAAGAACGCGCAGGCGGTGGCGACGCTGCGCAAGAACGTCGTGGTGCTGTGGGTCGCGTCGGCCGGCAAGAGCAAGGGCAAGAAGGCTGCAGCTGGCATCACGAAAATCGGCCAGCTCGCCGGACGCCGCATCGCCGTCGTCGGCCGCACCCAGGCCAATGTCAATCTGCTCAAGGTGATCCTGCGGCAATACGGCGTGGATCCGGCCAACGTCGAGATCGTCCAGTTCCCCGCCAACGAGGCAGCGGAGGCCATTCGTAACCAGAAGGCCGATGCCTATCTCGCCGCCGGCCCGGTCAACAGCAAGATCACGGCGGACGCGATCGCCGCATCGGTGCGCGACGGCGGTACGCCGAAATTCCTCGCGATCGATTCCGCCGAGGCGATTGCGCAGAACTTTCCCGCCTACGAGGCCGCCGACATCCCGGCCGGAGCTTTTGGCAGCGCGCCGGGCCGGCCCGAGGAAGAGGTCAAGACCATCAGTTTTGCGCATCACATCGTGGCGCGCCGAGGCATTTCGGAATCGACCATCGCGATCTTTACGCGGCAGTTGTTTGCGATCCGCCAGAACCTGAAGAACGAATTCCCGCTCGCCGCCAAGATCGAGACGCCCGACACCGACAAGGACGCCACGATCCCCGTGCATCCCGGCGCCGCCGCCTTTGTCGACGGCGAGGAAAAAACCTTCCTCGACCGCTACAGCGACTACATCTGGTGGAGCCTGATGGCGCTATCGGCGATGGGCTCGGCCGGCGCCTGGTTCGCCGGATATCTCAAGAAGGACGAGCGCAACGTCAACACGCCGCAGCGCGACCGGCTGCTCGACATGCTCACCGCCGCCCGCCAATGCGATTCGATGGAGGAGCTCGACCAGATGCAGGCGGAAGCGGACGCCATTCTGCGCGATACGCTGCAATGCTATGAGCACGGCACGAACGAGGAAGGTACCTTGACCGCGTTCAACATCGCGATCGAGCAGTTCCACAACGCGGTGGCCGACCGCAAGACGCTGTTGATGAGCATGCCGCAAAACCTGCAGCGGGCGAGCGCGCAATTCCGCGCGGCCAGCAGCGCCTGA